In the Arachis ipaensis cultivar K30076 chromosome B10, Araip1.1, whole genome shotgun sequence genome, one interval contains:
- the LOC107623579 gene encoding UDP-glycosyltransferase 89B1: MNGPNGNNPPPPHILVVPFPSQGHMIPLLDLTHKLASTDTAITITILTTPKNLTFLDPLLSSFSAIIHPLVLPLPSHPSLPPGVENSKGMPTSVPSLMLSFSNLYNPLLHWFHSHPSPPQLIISDMFSGWTQNLATHLNIRRIVFSPSGSFALSAIYFLWAHVPNRQNPNDQNELVSFHTLPNSPKYPWWQVSPLFRRYASGVPGSEHFRDWFLANIASWGLVINSFNELEKPYLEHLKKELRHDRVWAVGPLLPDPEGLNQKNSSFISERGGTSSVPINDVVSWLDKRNRREVVYLCFGSQVVLSVEQTVAIGSALEKSGVHFVWSVKEGGDDRCVDFMSGFEDRMAGRGLVIRGWAPQVVILRHVAVGAFVSHCGWNSVMESVVAGVPVLAWPMSADQFVDATLLVEELKVAKTVCEGDRAVPDSDEFARVLAETVNVRDNPEATRALKLREAALQSIREGGSSEKDLRSLVGKIHSLV, from the coding sequence ATGAACGGTCCAAACGGCAACAACCCACCACCACCCCACATCCTGGTGGTTCCGTTCCCATCACAGGGCCACATGATACCCCTCTTAGACCTAACCCACAAGCTAGCCTCCACCGACACcgccatcaccatcaccattctCACCACCCCAAAGAACCTCACCTTCCTCGaccctctcctctcttctttctcagcCATCATCCACCCCTTGGTCCTCCCCTTACCTTCCCACCCATCCCTCCCTCCGGGCGTAGAAAACTCCAAAGGCATGCCAACCTCCGTGCCTTCCCTCATGCTTTCTTTCTCCAACCTCTACAACCCTCTCCTCCACTGGTTCCACTCCCACCCTTCCCCTCCTCAACTCATCATCTCCGACATGTTCTCCGGCTGGACTCAAAACCTCGCCACCCACCTCAACATTCGCAGAATCGTCTTTTCCCCTTCTGGATCCTTCGCTCTCTCCGCCATATACTTCCTCTGGGCCCATGTCCCCAACCGCCAAAACCCTAACGATCAAAACGAACTCGTTTCCTTCCACACCCTCCCGAATTCCCCAAAATACCCCTGGTGGCAGGTCTCGCCGTTGTTCCGAAGATATGCATCGGGTGTCCCCGGTTCGGAGCATTTTAGGGATTGGTTCCTCGCGAACATAGCCAGTTGGGGACTCGTTATTAACTCGTTCAACGAGTTGGAGAAGCCATATCTTGAACACCTAAAGAAGGAGCTTCGCCATGATCGCGTTTGGGCGGTTGGACCGTTACTTCCAGATCCGGAAGGCCTAAACCAAAAGAACTCGTCGTTTATCTCAGAAAGAGGAGGAACTAGTTCTGTTCccataaacgacgtcgtttcgtgGCTTGATAAGCGAAACCGCCGCGAGGTGGTGTATTTGTGTTTTGGAAGCCAGGTTGTGCTTTCGGTGGAACAGACAGTCGCGATTGGTTCAGCTTTGGAGAAAAGTGGGGTCCACTTCGTGTGGTCGGTAAAAGAAGGTGGGGATGATCGGTGCGTTGATTTCATGTCTGGGTTTGAGGACAGGATGGCTGGGAGGGGTTTAGTTATAAGGGGTTGGGCCCCGCAAGTTGTGATACTCAGACACGTGGCGGTTGGGGCGTTTGTCAGTCACTGCGGGTGGAACTCGGTGATGGAATCGGTCGTTGCCGGTGTGCCGGTGCTGGCGTGGCCTATGTCTGCGGACCAATTTGTGGATGCTACGCTGCTTGTGGAGGAGTTGAAGGTGGCCAAGACGGTGTGTGAAGGGGACAGAGCAGTTCCTGACTCGGATGAGTTTGCCCGAGTTTTGGCGGAGACGGTGAATGTACGCGATAACCCGGAGGCAACTCGGGCGCTGAAGCTTCGGGAAGCGGCGCTTCAGTCTATTCGAGAAGGGGGAAGCTCTGAGAAGGATTTGAGGAGCTTGGTTGGGAAAATTCATAGCTTggtttaa